One stretch of Candidatus Binatia bacterium DNA includes these proteins:
- the aspS gene encoding aspartate--tRNA(Asp/Asn) ligase — translation MTQHSAGERMQEQEHTEIVALDGLGDWVRSHYCGELRPQHAGQRLTLMGWVDGRRDHGGLVFVDLRDRTGVVQVVFDPARGPMAFQVAEALRTESVVAVRGVLTPRSPDTVNPNIATGEVELVATEARLLNRSRPLPFALDQASEVAEATRLKYRYLDLRRPEMQQRFLFRHRLAKAVRDYLDGEGFVELETPFLTRSTPEGARDYLVPSRVNPGKFYALPQSPQLFKQLFMVSGFDRYFQIVRCFRDEDLRADRQPEFTQIDLEMSFVRPDDVMRVTEGILRVACALAGIEFPSSVPRLTYEEAVARYGIDRPDLRFGLELSDVSEAVRSSEFKVFRAALDAGGIVKALRLPNGDRLSRRELDGLPELVAPFGAKGVAWVRLQSDGWQSPIAKFLSAKEKAAIEQRCGAAVGDLLLFVADRPKVVNDSLAHLRLHLAQQLDLIPANRWQFVWITDFPLLEWDEDEKRFVAVHHPFTSPREEDWGRLETEPAAVKALAYDIVLNGTELGGGSIRIHRPDIQERVFRLLGIGEEEARKKFGFLLDALAYGAPPHGGIALGFDRLVMLLTGAQSLRDVIAFPKTQKAVCLLTDAPSEVDPKQLRELGIKLSV, via the coding sequence ATGACACAGCACAGCGCGGGTGAACGCATGCAAGAGCAGGAACATACCGAGATTGTCGCCCTGGACGGGCTGGGAGACTGGGTGCGCTCGCACTACTGTGGCGAGCTGCGGCCGCAGCATGCCGGCCAACGTCTCACATTGATGGGATGGGTGGATGGACGGCGGGATCACGGCGGGCTCGTATTTGTGGACTTGCGCGACCGAACGGGCGTGGTGCAGGTGGTGTTCGATCCGGCGCGAGGGCCAATGGCATTTCAAGTGGCCGAGGCGCTGCGAACCGAGTCTGTCGTGGCCGTGCGCGGTGTGCTGACGCCGCGCTCGCCGGATACGGTGAACCCCAACATTGCCACTGGAGAGGTCGAGCTGGTGGCCACCGAGGCCCGGCTCCTCAACCGATCTCGCCCCCTGCCCTTTGCCCTCGATCAAGCCAGCGAAGTGGCGGAAGCCACGCGCTTGAAGTACCGGTACCTCGACTTGCGCCGCCCCGAAATGCAGCAGCGCTTTTTGTTTCGCCATCGGCTGGCCAAGGCGGTGCGGGATTACCTCGATGGCGAGGGTTTCGTGGAACTGGAAACGCCATTTCTCACGCGCAGCACACCCGAAGGCGCGCGTGACTATCTGGTGCCGAGCCGGGTCAACCCGGGAAAGTTTTATGCTCTGCCGCAGTCGCCCCAGCTCTTCAAGCAGCTCTTCATGGTGTCTGGATTCGATCGGTACTTCCAGATCGTTCGCTGCTTTCGTGACGAAGATTTGCGTGCGGACCGGCAGCCAGAGTTCACGCAAATTGATCTCGAAATGTCATTTGTGCGCCCGGACGACGTGATGCGGGTCACGGAAGGGATCTTGCGCGTAGCGTGCGCGCTGGCCGGGATCGAGTTCCCAAGTAGCGTGCCGCGGCTGACGTACGAAGAGGCCGTGGCTCGCTACGGCATCGATCGTCCGGATTTACGCTTTGGATTGGAACTTAGCGATGTCTCCGAAGCCGTGCGGTCGAGCGAGTTCAAAGTGTTCCGGGCGGCACTCGACGCCGGCGGGATCGTCAAAGCGCTGCGCTTGCCGAACGGAGACCGGCTTTCTCGTCGCGAGCTGGACGGACTTCCCGAGCTGGTTGCCCCGTTCGGAGCCAAGGGGGTGGCGTGGGTTCGCTTGCAAAGCGATGGGTGGCAGTCACCGATCGCGAAGTTCCTTTCCGCGAAGGAAAAAGCCGCAATCGAACAGCGGTGTGGGGCAGCGGTGGGAGATCTGCTTTTGTTCGTGGCCGATCGCCCGAAAGTGGTCAACGATTCGCTCGCCCACCTGCGTTTGCACCTTGCGCAACAACTCGACTTGATCCCTGCGAACCGGTGGCAATTTGTGTGGATCACGGATTTTCCGTTGCTCGAGTGGGACGAGGACGAGAAGCGTTTTGTGGCGGTGCACCATCCGTTTACATCGCCCCGCGAGGAAGATTGGGGCCGGCTGGAAACAGAACCGGCAGCCGTGAAGGCCTTGGCGTACGACATCGTGCTCAACGGAACCGAACTGGGCGGCGGGAGTATCCGGATTCATCGGCCAGACATTCAAGAGCGAGTTTTCCGTCTGCTCGGTATCGGGGAAGAGGAGGCACGAAAGAAGTTTGGCTTTCTCCTCGATGCATTGGCGTATGGCGCTCCTCCGCACGGAGGCATTGCGTTGGGCTTCGATCGCCTGGTGATGTTGCTCACCGGGGCCCAATCGCTGCGCGATGTCATTGCTTTCCCGAAGACACAAAAGGCCGTTTGCTTGCTGACGGATGCCCCGAGCGAGGTGGATCCGAAGCAGTTGCGCGAGCTCGGCATCAAACTTTCGGTGTGA
- the hisS gene encoding histidine--tRNA ligase, translating to MKIASVKGFHDILPGESARWSWVENRARDVFARYHFKEIRVPIVERTELFTRSIGDTTDIVEKEMYSFVDRDGTSLTLRPEGTAGVVRAYVEHALWQQEAVSKLYYFGPMFRRERPQKGRLRQFHQIGAEVFGREDPAIDAEVLLLLYDLLVEIELGHFTIEVNSLGDSTCRPAYREALRSFGEAHRQELCENCQRRIDRNPLRLLDCKVPSCMSVMAHAPVMESFWCESCREHFSAVRRALDYAKIPYELAPRMVRGLDYYVRTAFEVKAQGLGAQNAVGGGGRYDGLVRDLDGPNVPGVGFAIGIERVLLALGAAVDERLEPPLEIFLAPLDSEAELRALHLAHRWRRQGLKTELGSASRSLKSQMRQADKCGAPFVLILGPAELEAGAATVRDMLRKRDYPEAVRFEWTVEQVRAYLNSLGEAFAAAPAKHE from the coding sequence ATGAAAATCGCTTCCGTCAAGGGGTTTCACGACATCCTCCCGGGAGAGAGCGCGCGCTGGTCATGGGTGGAAAATCGCGCCCGCGATGTGTTCGCACGGTACCACTTCAAAGAAATCCGCGTTCCCATCGTAGAGCGAACCGAGTTGTTTACCCGCTCCATCGGTGACACGACCGATATTGTGGAGAAGGAGATGTACAGCTTCGTGGACCGCGACGGCACCTCGCTGACCTTGCGCCCCGAGGGCACTGCCGGCGTGGTGCGCGCGTACGTGGAGCACGCACTGTGGCAGCAGGAAGCGGTGTCGAAGCTCTATTACTTCGGCCCGATGTTCCGCCGCGAACGCCCGCAAAAGGGCCGTTTGCGCCAGTTTCATCAAATCGGTGCGGAAGTGTTCGGCCGGGAGGACCCCGCGATCGACGCCGAGGTGTTGCTGCTGCTCTACGATTTGCTGGTGGAGATCGAACTCGGGCATTTCACGATCGAGGTCAATTCCCTGGGTGATTCCACTTGCCGGCCCGCCTACCGAGAAGCGTTACGGAGTTTTGGCGAAGCGCACCGCCAAGAGCTCTGCGAGAACTGCCAGCGCCGGATCGACCGCAACCCCCTGCGCTTGCTCGACTGCAAGGTGCCCAGTTGCATGTCCGTGATGGCTCATGCCCCCGTCATGGAGTCGTTTTGGTGCGAGTCGTGCCGCGAGCATTTTTCGGCGGTGCGGCGGGCGCTGGACTACGCCAAGATTCCGTATGAGCTCGCACCGCGCATGGTGCGCGGGCTCGATTACTATGTTCGGACCGCATTCGAAGTAAAAGCGCAAGGGCTCGGGGCGCAAAACGCCGTGGGAGGCGGAGGGCGCTACGACGGTCTGGTGCGCGACTTGGACGGCCCCAACGTGCCGGGAGTCGGTTTTGCGATCGGAATCGAGCGCGTGTTGCTGGCCCTCGGGGCGGCGGTGGACGAACGGTTGGAACCGCCGTTGGAGATTTTTCTGGCACCGCTCGACTCCGAAGCCGAATTGCGCGCCTTGCATTTGGCGCATCGTTGGCGGCGCCAAGGCCTGAAGACGGAACTCGGTTCCGCAAGCCGCAGTCTCAAAAGCCAAATGCGGCAAGCCGACAAATGCGGAGCGCCGTTTGTGCTCATCTTGGGTCCGGCGGAACTCGAAGCCGGAGCAGCCACCGTACGCGACATGTTGCGCAAGCGCGACTACCCCGAGGCGGTGCGCTTCGAGTGGACGGTGGAACAGGTCCGTGCTTACTTGAATTCCTTGGGCGAAGCTTTCGCTGCTGCCCCGGCGAAGCACGAATGA
- the tupB gene encoding ABC transporter permease, whose protein sequence is MALTEAWTAALQLLWHMDPGVVHAAWTSLYVSTVATVLAACLGIPCGLALARWRIPARAAIEVVVKTLTAMPTVVVGLVLYVLLSRSGPLGVFGLLYTPAAMILGEAILVFPLVAALTLTLIAEADPRIEATARTLGASWWQALLTLLFELRYGFAGILVTTFGRLLSELGVALMLGGNIRGSTRTLTTAIALETAKGDFAVAFALGILLLALALVVNLLAWWASPRWLP, encoded by the coding sequence ATGGCGCTGACCGAGGCTTGGACAGCTGCACTCCAGCTCTTGTGGCACATGGATCCCGGCGTCGTGCACGCCGCCTGGACGTCGCTGTACGTGTCCACCGTTGCCACGGTGCTGGCCGCGTGCCTCGGCATCCCTTGCGGTCTTGCCCTCGCCCGCTGGCGGATTCCGGCACGCGCTGCCATCGAGGTCGTTGTCAAAACCCTCACCGCAATGCCGACAGTCGTTGTCGGTCTCGTGTTGTACGTGTTGTTGTCGCGTAGCGGGCCGTTGGGCGTATTTGGCTTGCTGTACACGCCAGCGGCGATGATCTTGGGAGAAGCGATCCTCGTGTTCCCGTTGGTTGCTGCACTGACGCTCACATTGATCGCCGAGGCCGATCCGCGGATCGAAGCCACGGCCAGAACCCTTGGCGCCTCGTGGTGGCAGGCATTGCTCACGCTGTTGTTCGAGCTGCGCTACGGCTTCGCCGGGATTTTGGTTACCACCTTCGGCCGCTTGCTGTCGGAGCTGGGGGTGGCATTGATGTTGGGCGGGAATATCCGGGGTTCCACGCGTACCTTGACTACCGCCATCGCGCTGGAAACAGCGAAAGGCGATTTTGCAGTGGCGTTTGCGCTGGGCATTTTGCTGCTTGCACTGGCCCTGGTCGTGAATCTTCTTGCCTGGTGGGCAAGCCCGAGGTGGCTGCCATGA
- a CDS encoding molybdenum ABC transporter ATP-binding protein → MMRSELAFSLRQMVWQWGTDTILDIVELDIPAGQVTAVVGPNGAGKTSLLEVLAGLRQPRAQRFMCLGQECSPGTPAWEQLRRRVTYVAQRPWMFRRSVYANVAYGLRLRGTPERERVWRALERVGLAAHAERPAWTLSAGEMQRVAIARALAIEPPILLFDEPTANLDRDFVPIFEDLVRELVADGRTVLFSTHLLDQAYRLGERIVSLEGGRVVPFPFANLLRGAVRADGSDAVLDAGSLQVVLPWPVPGMARATVAVDPESILLSRERFESSARNTFGGVVVRIEGSEAGLLVHVDCGVELVARITARAFAQLGLAIGDRVFVTFKSTAVHWIEPPLEHASRASWGTLL, encoded by the coding sequence ATGATGAGGTCCGAGCTGGCGTTTTCTCTTCGGCAAATGGTGTGGCAGTGGGGTACGGACACCATCTTGGACATTGTCGAGCTCGACATTCCGGCCGGGCAGGTGACTGCGGTCGTGGGTCCGAACGGTGCCGGAAAAACCTCGCTGCTGGAGGTGCTTGCCGGGCTACGCCAACCCCGCGCGCAGCGCTTTATGTGTCTCGGTCAGGAATGCTCGCCGGGCACGCCGGCCTGGGAGCAATTGCGACGTCGGGTGACTTACGTTGCGCAACGGCCGTGGATGTTCCGCCGCAGCGTGTATGCCAACGTCGCTTACGGGTTGCGCCTGCGGGGAACACCCGAACGCGAGCGTGTTTGGCGTGCGCTGGAACGTGTGGGCTTGGCAGCCCACGCGGAGCGGCCGGCGTGGACTCTTTCTGCCGGAGAGATGCAGCGAGTTGCCATTGCTCGAGCCTTGGCCATCGAACCTCCGATCCTGTTGTTCGACGAACCAACGGCCAATCTCGACCGCGATTTTGTTCCCATATTCGAGGATCTCGTGCGCGAGCTGGTTGCGGACGGCCGTACCGTGCTGTTCTCTACGCATCTGTTGGATCAAGCCTACCGCTTGGGCGAGCGCATCGTGAGCTTGGAAGGGGGCCGCGTCGTGCCGTTCCCGTTCGCCAATCTCCTGCGCGGCGCGGTGCGGGCCGACGGTAGCGACGCGGTGCTCGATGCCGGAAGCTTACAAGTTGTCTTGCCTTGGCCGGTGCCAGGCATGGCGCGCGCCACCGTGGCGGTGGACCCGGAAAGCATTTTACTTTCCCGCGAGCGTTTCGAATCGAGCGCGCGCAATACGTTCGGCGGCGTCGTGGTTCGGATCGAAGGAAGCGAGGCCGGACTCTTGGTGCACGTGGACTGTGGAGTCGAACTCGTAGCTCGAATTACCGCGCGTGCGTTTGCCCAGCTCGGCCTGGCCATTGGCGACCGGGTATTCGTGACGTTTAAATCCACTGCCGTGCATTGGATCGAACCGCCCTTGGAACACGCATCACGGGCATCATGGGGAACGCTTCTTTGA
- the miaA gene encoding tRNA dimethylallyltransferase, which produces MGNASLNQSAEPIVAIVGPTASGKTALAVELAERFGAEVINADSRQVYRGLDIGSAKPTFLERQRVPHHVVDVAEPEEEFHCARFLELAEEAIADVYARGRRVLVVGGTGLYVRVLRGGLFPGPGRDPEFRRHWYAREQQEPGILHRELTKVDPQTASRLHPRDRVRLVRALEVYHKTGRPISWWQAQHRFTSGRHAIVLLGVEVPRGELYQRIEARSRAMIEAGLVEELRNLYARGLSPELPALQSLGYREIGAYVRGLTSLDEALSRMVRATRQFAKRQLTWFRREPVQRWMPPALPVWEQELARFWSKGNRTV; this is translated from the coding sequence ATGGGGAACGCTTCTTTGAACCAATCTGCCGAACCCATCGTGGCGATCGTCGGGCCCACGGCGTCGGGAAAAACCGCCTTGGCCGTCGAACTAGCGGAACGATTCGGCGCGGAGGTCATCAATGCCGATTCCCGTCAAGTGTATCGCGGGCTCGATATCGGCAGCGCCAAGCCCACGTTCTTGGAGCGCCAGCGCGTGCCGCACCATGTCGTAGACGTGGCCGAGCCGGAGGAGGAGTTTCACTGCGCGCGCTTCCTGGAGTTGGCCGAAGAAGCGATTGCAGACGTGTATGCGCGAGGGCGAAGGGTGTTGGTCGTTGGCGGCACGGGGCTATACGTCCGTGTCTTGCGCGGCGGTTTGTTTCCCGGGCCAGGGCGCGACCCGGAGTTCCGCCGACACTGGTATGCGCGCGAACAGCAAGAGCCAGGCATCCTCCATCGGGAGCTGACGAAGGTGGATCCGCAGACGGCCAGCCGCCTGCATCCTCGCGATCGGGTGCGTCTCGTGCGGGCGCTCGAGGTGTATCACAAGACGGGCCGGCCGATCAGTTGGTGGCAGGCGCAACATCGGTTCACGAGCGGGCGCCACGCAATCGTGTTGCTGGGCGTCGAAGTGCCGCGAGGCGAGCTTTACCAGCGCATCGAAGCGCGCAGCCGCGCGATGATCGAGGCGGGGTTGGTCGAAGAGCTGCGCAACCTTTACGCCCGCGGACTCTCCCCCGAGCTGCCGGCGTTGCAAAGTCTGGGCTACCGCGAGATCGGGGCTTACGTGCGTGGCCTGACGAGTTTAGACGAGGCTCTCTCCCGCATGGTGCGGGCCACACGCCAGTTTGCAAAGCGCCAGCTCACTTGGTTTCGGCGAGAGCCCGTGCAACGTTGGATGCCGCCGGCGCTGCCTGTGTGGGAGCAGGAGCTTGCCCGCTTTTGGTCAAAAGGCAACCGCACGGTGTGA
- a CDS encoding thioesterase, which produces MANLTNRLQSFLDAIPYARFLGVRVAGTKGHRELLLPFRKELIGNPLLPAIHGGVLGAFLELTAILCLLDAGVRERLPKPINFSIDYLRTAGPRDTHARAEIFKLGQRIANVHVIAWQSEPAKPVASGNGKFLW; this is translated from the coding sequence GTGGCTAATCTCACGAATCGGCTGCAAAGTTTTTTGGATGCGATCCCATACGCTCGCTTTCTGGGCGTGCGCGTGGCGGGAACGAAGGGACACCGCGAACTTCTTCTGCCGTTTCGCAAAGAGCTCATTGGCAACCCGCTTTTGCCTGCGATCCATGGCGGCGTTCTGGGGGCGTTTTTAGAACTGACGGCCATTTTGTGTCTGTTGGACGCCGGTGTGCGCGAGCGACTGCCTAAGCCGATCAACTTCAGCATCGACTACTTGCGCACGGCCGGGCCCCGCGACACGCACGCTCGCGCGGAAATTTTCAAACTCGGCCAGCGCATCGCAAACGTGCACGTAATCGCCTGGCAAAGCGAGCCCGCGAAGCCCGTTGCTTCCGGGAACGGCAAGTTCCTGTGGTGA
- the yidC gene encoding membrane protein insertase YidC, translated as MDRRALLAVVLSLLILIAYEQFLRLYYNAPTTQQHPAGAVPGEETPLPTTPHSAALEERGPGTPEETQPSTESPAVPERIVRVESPFWVAEFSTRGARLVSWRLKKYRTTVEPDSPPLELVLPAPEGEALFAAELRGPAVPKLQDRQVAYDTEAESVVVSSGEPAQVTFRGRVGGADIIKTFQFQGDRYSIAHTLKVENAPPGYNEVAISWSRALEPKKGPPMVFSKAAYLEGKKLHEQAFRDLEKGVILTGELWWTGFTDHYFFLGLALDVEADATRRLWLKDRGAWVEQKWLVPLSERALSLQATAYLGPKDVDALELAGHRFERAVDLGWFGFIAVPLLHVMQFFHRFTGNYGIDIILLTVLVKILFVPLTQSSFKSMQQLQKLQPQMAKIREKYKDDPQQMNKEMLELYRRHKVNPLGGCLPMLLQLPVFIGLYSALTHAVELRHAPFVWWIRDLSAPDRLGSVAIPFVEPPGIPVLTILMGASMFVQQWMTPSVGDPAQRQVMLLMPILFTFMFIGFPSGLTLYWLVNNVLTIVQQYYMTRTNK; from the coding sequence ATGGATCGTCGCGCGCTTCTTGCAGTCGTTCTTTCCCTGCTCATTCTGATCGCCTACGAGCAGTTCCTGCGTCTCTATTACAATGCTCCGACGACGCAGCAGCATCCGGCCGGAGCGGTGCCGGGCGAAGAAACACCCTTGCCAACGACACCGCACTCCGCCGCACTCGAGGAACGCGGGCCGGGAACGCCCGAAGAAACGCAGCCCAGCACGGAATCCCCGGCTGTGCCGGAGCGCATTGTGCGCGTGGAGTCGCCGTTCTGGGTGGCAGAGTTCAGTACCCGCGGCGCTCGGCTCGTGAGTTGGCGTTTGAAGAAATATCGCACTACGGTGGAGCCGGACAGCCCGCCGTTGGAGCTGGTGCTCCCGGCACCGGAAGGAGAAGCGCTCTTTGCGGCAGAACTCCGCGGCCCCGCGGTGCCCAAACTTCAGGACCGGCAAGTCGCTTACGACACCGAGGCAGAGTCCGTCGTCGTTTCTTCCGGAGAGCCAGCCCAGGTGACCTTCCGCGGGCGCGTGGGCGGCGCGGATATCATCAAGACCTTTCAGTTCCAGGGGGATCGCTACAGCATCGCACACACGCTGAAGGTGGAAAACGCTCCACCAGGCTACAACGAAGTGGCCATTTCTTGGTCCCGCGCCTTGGAACCCAAAAAGGGCCCCCCAATGGTCTTTTCCAAAGCAGCGTACCTCGAGGGGAAGAAACTCCACGAGCAGGCGTTCCGTGACTTGGAAAAAGGCGTGATTTTAACCGGGGAACTGTGGTGGACTGGTTTTACGGACCACTACTTCTTCCTCGGGCTAGCCCTCGATGTGGAGGCGGACGCCACCCGCCGCTTGTGGCTCAAAGACCGTGGGGCATGGGTAGAGCAGAAATGGCTGGTGCCGCTGAGCGAGCGTGCGCTGAGCCTCCAAGCCACGGCTTATCTGGGTCCAAAAGATGTGGACGCGTTGGAGCTCGCAGGCCACCGCTTCGAGCGCGCGGTGGATCTCGGCTGGTTCGGCTTTATTGCGGTGCCGCTGCTGCACGTGATGCAGTTCTTCCATCGCTTCACGGGAAACTACGGCATCGATATCATTTTGCTGACGGTGCTCGTGAAAATCCTGTTCGTCCCCCTCACGCAAAGCAGCTTCAAATCCATGCAGCAGCTCCAGAAGCTCCAGCCCCAAATGGCCAAGATCCGCGAAAAGTACAAAGACGACCCGCAACAAATGAACAAGGAAATGCTGGAGCTCTACCGGCGGCACAAGGTCAACCCGCTCGGGGGCTGCTTGCCCATGCTCTTGCAACTGCCGGTGTTCATCGGCCTCTATTCGGCGCTAACCCACGCGGTGGAACTCCGCCACGCTCCGTTCGTGTGGTGGATTCGGGATTTGTCCGCACCGGATCGCCTCGGGTCCGTCGCCATCCCGTTTGTCGAGCCACCGGGGATCCCGGTTCTCACGATTCTCATGGGAGCCAGCATGTTCGTGCAGCAGTGGATGACCCCGTCGGTCGGTGACCCGGCCCAGCGACAGGTGATGCTCCTGATGCCCATTTTGTTCACGTTCATGTTCATCGGGTTTCCATCGGGTCTCACACTGTACTGGTTGGTGAACAACGTCTTGACCATCGTGCAGCAGTATTACATGACGCGGACGAACAAATGA
- a CDS encoding DNA-binding protein, with the protein MRAIEIEADTIDAAVAEGLRQLGVEQDRVQVAVLDPGARGVLGIGARKARVRIEVMAEAELPAAPEETTTPASAATEPPLAESIERARQALAEIFRLLEMPVEVQVTRSQDQIVFNIVGGVSGFIIGKRGQMLDALEYVVNRIAVRDEPAVQHITLDVEGYRERRRQYLEGLARRLGATVKRKRKPIELEPMSPRDRRVVHLTLQGDPALTTRSTGEGYYRRVVIAPKQSGRA; encoded by the coding sequence ATGCGGGCGATCGAAATCGAAGCGGACACGATAGATGCTGCGGTAGCCGAAGGCTTGCGCCAACTCGGCGTGGAGCAAGACCGCGTGCAAGTGGCTGTACTCGATCCGGGGGCGCGGGGAGTCCTCGGAATCGGCGCCCGCAAGGCGCGGGTGCGCATCGAAGTTATGGCGGAGGCCGAACTCCCGGCAGCGCCCGAGGAGACGACTACACCCGCGAGTGCCGCGACCGAACCCCCGCTTGCTGAAAGTATCGAGCGTGCTCGCCAGGCACTGGCGGAGATCTTTCGCCTCTTGGAGATGCCGGTCGAAGTTCAGGTGACCCGAAGTCAGGACCAAATCGTGTTCAACATCGTGGGCGGAGTCTCCGGGTTCATCATTGGCAAGCGCGGCCAAATGCTCGATGCCTTGGAGTACGTCGTCAACCGTATCGCTGTGCGCGACGAACCCGCCGTGCAGCACATCACGCTCGATGTGGAAGGCTATCGCGAGCGCCGCCGCCAATACCTCGAAGGACTAGCTCGGCGCCTGGGCGCCACCGTGAAACGGAAGCGGAAACCGATCGAGCTCGAGCCCATGAGCCCGCGCGATCGCCGGGTCGTGCACCTGACCTTACAGGGCGATCCGGCACTGACCACGCGCAGCACCGGCGAGGGTTACTACCGGCGCGTGGTCATCGCCCCGAAGCAATCGGGCCGCGCTTGA
- the mnmE gene encoding tRNA modification GTPase MnmE — MYERDTIAAIATAPGRAGVGIVRVSGPAAAAIAARVFRSKKRPEHWQSHRLYFGQFLDRQGRIIDQGLAVLMRAPRSYTGEDVLELHAHGSPLVLQHLLAHALVAGARHAEPGEFTRRAFWNGRLDLAQAEAVADLVEARTLTSAIAAARQLGGALSHALDSLRDEILRALAVLEAQLDFGDEIELPVEQTLAALEPIRTQLASLFASYREGALLRQGATVALVGRPNVGKSSLLNALLGTDRAIVTEFAGTTRDTLQEVWDCEGIPTVLTDTAGLRPEHTSDPVERLGIQRTKNAIGQADLCVLVLDRSNELHEEDIHAWEQVAGRPFIVALNKSDLPPKLDAESLPFPVDPHDVVILSAKERTGLEELRSTVARHLRGGAEGNTSEAPVLTHPRHAAAVERALAALQRTHELLAAGMPLDVASVELRSAADALRAITGEMGAEDVLDELFRRFCIGK; from the coding sequence ATGTACGAGCGAGACACCATTGCCGCCATTGCGACCGCTCCCGGGCGTGCTGGTGTCGGTATCGTGCGGGTGAGCGGGCCAGCCGCCGCGGCGATTGCTGCTCGGGTCTTCCGCTCCAAGAAGCGGCCCGAACATTGGCAGTCGCATCGCCTGTACTTTGGCCAATTCCTGGATCGCCAAGGCCGAATCATTGATCAAGGTCTGGCCGTGCTCATGCGCGCGCCCCGAAGTTACACCGGCGAGGACGTGTTGGAGCTGCACGCGCACGGCAGTCCGCTCGTTCTCCAGCACCTGCTGGCCCACGCCCTCGTTGCCGGCGCTCGCCATGCGGAGCCCGGCGAGTTCACTCGAAGGGCCTTTTGGAACGGCCGGCTGGACCTCGCACAGGCCGAAGCCGTGGCCGACCTCGTGGAAGCGCGGACACTGACCAGCGCCATTGCCGCAGCTCGTCAGCTCGGGGGCGCATTGTCGCACGCGTTGGATTCCCTGCGAGACGAGATTCTCCGCGCGCTGGCCGTGCTCGAAGCCCAACTTGACTTCGGCGACGAGATCGAGTTGCCGGTGGAACAGACGCTCGCGGCTCTGGAACCCATCCGAACACAGCTGGCAAGCCTGTTTGCCTCGTATCGAGAAGGCGCTCTCCTGCGCCAGGGGGCCACGGTGGCGCTTGTGGGGCGCCCCAATGTCGGGAAATCGAGCCTGCTCAACGCGCTCCTCGGAACAGACCGTGCCATTGTCACCGAGTTTGCCGGCACCACGCGCGACACCCTTCAAGAGGTCTGGGACTGCGAGGGAATTCCCACGGTTTTGACCGACACCGCCGGCCTACGACCGGAACACACCTCCGACCCCGTCGAGCGACTGGGGATCCAACGCACGAAAAACGCCATTGGCCAAGCGGATCTTTGCGTCCTCGTGCTGGATCGCAGCAACGAGCTGCACGAAGAGGATATCCATGCCTGGGAACAAGTGGCCGGCCGCCCGTTCATCGTGGCCTTGAACAAGAGCGACCTGCCCCCGAAGCTCGATGCCGAATCGTTGCCTTTCCCAGTAGACCCGCACGACGTGGTCATTCTCTCTGCAAAAGAGCGTACCGGACTCGAAGAGTTGCGATCCACCGTTGCGCGGCATCTGCGCGGCGGCGCAGAGGGCAACACAAGCGAGGCGCCGGTGCTGACCCATCCACGCCATGCCGCCGCCGTGGAACGCGCATTGGCGGCGCTGCAGCGCACCCATGAATTGCTCGCCGCCGGGATGCCGCTCGACGTGGCGAGCGTCGAGTTGCGGTCGGCGGCGGATGCGTTGCGAGCGATCACAGGCGAGATGGGCGCAGAGGACGTTCTCGACGAGCTGTTTCGCCGCTTTTGTATCGGCAAGTAG